GTGAACATTCTTTGAATAAACACTGCATTTTTAATCACATCTTGACTAATTAATCCGTGGTCCAATGACAACCGTGTGGCGTCACCTATTGAGTGGCTTTTTGAGAGTTTCTTGCCTGCCTGGTAGCCTGGGTAGGAACCGAGGAACTTCTTCCTTTCTGCATCTGCAAGAAGTATGCGATGTATTTGAATATAAAGAAATAGTTAAATCATTAAATATGAAAATTATGTAATTATTTAATTATATAGGTTTTTCAAAGTGCAGGCTCACCTTTTGGTTGGAATGTTGGATAATCAagttttttgatgattttgtatAAACTTCCTGGAGTGTCATTGGCTGGCACCTGTGAAATCATCTGCTGCACCGTCCGACCACCGTCCACCTTTTCTTTTAACTTGTCGATTTTGTTAATGAATAAAATGCACGACACAGTTCTTAAGAATCTATATGgattggaagaaaatggtaaagTGATAAGAAATTAGTGGTTCGTAGGAAGTGGTAAGTTTGAAATAAGATGGACCAATAAAGATCTGAAGTGAGGTACATTTTGATTGTCTGTACTTTGAATGAAAAATATCCTCGTAAAGTTCGTCAAAAATCATAAATTTCTCGACATTTCCCAAACTTGCCGGTCGGAAATGTCCTCTTAGAAAATGTGTCCGGTCAAATTCTactctgacggattatggtagatggttctatagagaccagcAGGACCGTTAATACCTCAAAGAATAAAATCAATATACGTGTAACATATACTGTTGACTTAGGAATCTGCTGATAATGATTATCGTCAACTGAAAACTTATCTCGACCTACCTATTTTTCCAAGTTTGTTCAAAAATCTCCAGTGATTCTAACAATCTGTTCTTAGACTCGTCCTCTCTGAGCGTTTGATCAAAGCTGCTACTGTCCACGATAAACAAAATGGCCGTCACACATTCAAATACTTGGATCCATCGTCGCCGCTCTCCTCTCTGACCACCCACGTCGTATGCACTGCAACAAGAATGACAATATTATTTCGGAGACTGCCCTGTGATTCTCCGAGTGTCTTCCTTTTTAACTCAGTTGTCTACCGGACAAGTATTGGTTCTCATCTCGTAAAATATTGACTTGTTTATCTTGTCATTATGCGAGTATTGGTTTTCGTTATTTCATGCGGAAAAGAGACGAGATCAGACGAGATTTGATCTCCCGAGTGGATGGCTAATCAAACAAGAGAAATGCACGGCAGTGTGCCCTTTACAAACATGATACCTACGGGCAACTGTATAGCTGTTCCACTGTTTTGTGCCTTCTGACTGTGCTATGGTGTGTCTTACCTGAAATGTACGTTCTTTCTTCTATCCTTGATCATGAAATCGATCTTGTTGATGGAAGTGGTCATGACCCGACATCGGAGGATGTCCTGAAAGTAATATAGAGATGATTTAATTGGTGTCACACGTATTGGGTTGATGAGCTTTCAGCACCAAGCACATTAAAAGGTCCTTGCCTGTTACACCGATGTAAGCTCATGTCTAATATGGGGAGGATTTAAAAGTTGCGTCTGTATGAAGGCAGATGAGGCTTTCCTACCTGGTCAGTTGGCATATAGTCGTCTTCTCTTATAGCATCTATTCGATTCAGGAAGCTGGAATAGGAACACAATGTAACATGAATATCTTATGGCTGGCGACCATCTAAAGGCCATTTCCTCTAGCCAACCTCATGAAGATATTTTGCATGTCATTTATTGAAACAAGGTTTAGCATTACCTTCAAAGCCACATTCTTAGCTGTGATGATATTTGAGCCGGATGGGCCGAATAGAGTTAGGTGTCTCTGATGTCGAACAGTACATCGTTATTAATCACGAAgaatattttcatcattatGTCAGGCAAGATCCAGCCGCCTCTAATGCATATCAATTGTCTGATAACCACCAATTGGGCCCGTAGCAGACAAGAAATTGCCTAGCCTTCCTATATGGCCCCTAAGCTATATTCACTCGCCAGGGTATTTTCAAACCTGGTTCGTCATACCAATGACTAACCAGATTTCCTAAACACTCGTTTCGTCTTCGCTCCGtttgtaatcaaataatttaATCACAAACTTCATCTTCTGGTGTGATATCAGGCCGTCGGTAATTATAGCCGCAAGGTGGGAGTTTAATAAGGCAAAGAAGCTCATTAAAACTGCACTTCATTCTCGGGATACCAAGACGAGAGATAACAGCTTTAATTGTAACCATGACAACTGGAAATCCCAACCAAGCGTTTTGTCCTTAAGGCGCTCCAAAAAAGGGTCATCTCAAATAACGTCAACATGCCAAAAATCGCGTGTATGGCAGATACAGATACTATTTTCAGATGTAAAGTTTATTCTTAATGCGCAACTCGTTAGTCGGGAGGATGTTTTATAGCAGATGCAAAGAACATTCGCTAAAAAGCTTTAGAGTATAAAACACGTGGGGGACTATGAATATTGGATGAATGATTAAGAACCTATATCGGAAAGGTTAAGTTCGTAAATCATCCCAAACTTGTTCTCGTATTGTATTTTTTGTCCTCCTGTTCCTTCAAGTGTCCATGCACTCTCAATACCAGCGGCTTCGGCAAAATGCATCTGTGTCTTTCTTCCATTAATAATGGTAACCACGTTAGACACCTACATTCAAATCGGTGCGTAGGAGTGTTGCATTCGATTACCGGGACATTCTCTGAAAATTCTGAATGCTCCATGCAGGGTGCCCACGCAGTTTGAATCTGAATTTGAAAGAGGGGGACTTGG
This genomic window from Lineus longissimus chromosome 13, tnLinLong1.2, whole genome shotgun sequence contains:
- the LOC135498020 gene encoding guanine nucleotide-binding protein G(s) subunit alpha-like isoform X3, giving the protein MGSSCLGPMGFTMGCSPSSRPTPEEQEARARSRQINKSLRQDHEHDMRKIKLLLLGIGESGKSTVVKQMKIIHIDGFDDKERRDKIQYIKKNLQESIVTIVNAMATLGIGYRDSISQDSAEYIMTQATSRDYDFPDEFFYHAKILWEDDGIKACYDRSHEYQLIDCAAYFLNRIDAIREDDYMPTDQDILRCRVMTTSINKIDFMIKDRRKNVHFSAYDVGGQRGERRRWIQVFECVTAILFIVDSSSFDQTLREDESKNRLLESLEIFEQTWKNRFLRTVSCILFINKIDKLKEKVDGGRTVQQMISQVPANDTPGSLYKIIKKLDYPTFQPKDAERKKFLGSYPGYQAGKKLSKSHSIGDATRLSLDHGLISQDVIKNAVFIQRMFTSIAQQKPTDEEEAHTCHYYYTCAVNTDNVQKVLNGTKSIVITEHLRRFGIL
- the LOC135498020 gene encoding guanine nucleotide-binding protein G(s) subunit alpha-like isoform X4, translating into MGFTMGCSPSSRPTPEEQEARARSRQINKSLRQDHEHDMRKIKLLLLGIGESGKSTVVKQMKIIHIDGFDDKERRDKIQYIKKNLQESIVTIVNAMATLGIGYRDSISQDSAEYIMTQATSRDYDFPDEFFYHAKILWEDDGIKACYDRSHEYQLIDCAAYFLNRIDAIREDDYMPTDQDILRCRVMTTSINKIDFMIKDRRKNVHFSAYDVGGQRGERRRWIQVFECVTAILFIVDSSSFDQTLREDESKNRLLESLEIFEQTWKNRFLRTVSCILFINKIDKLKEKVDGGRTVQQMISQVPANDTPGSLYKIIKKLDYPTFQPKDAERKKFLGSYPGYQAGKKLSKSHSIGDATRLSLDHGLISQDVIKNAVFIQRMFTSIAQQKPTDEEEAHTCHYYYTCAVNTDNVQKVLNGTKSIVITEHLRRFGIL